The Solanum pennellii chromosome 7, SPENNV200 DNA segment GAGAGGATGGACAATCATCTTATCCAACTTGGCTTTGTTGGAAGTCAAAGAGAAGCTACTTTATATGTGAAAGACACTGCAGGTGAGTCTTTgattgtctcaatttatgtgtaTGACATGCTTATGACAGGAAgcaaaattaaactaatacaaaGGTTCAAGCATGAAATGGAGAAAATCTTtgaaatgagtgatcttggATTCATGAAGTACTTTCTTGGACTGGAAGTGTTGCAGTTTAGTGACGAAATTTTCATATGTCATCACAAATACATTTCGGATTatctaaaaaggttcaaaatgCAAGACTGCAAACCTGTGAGTACTCCAATATCTACTGGTGTGAAGCTTGGAAAGTATGAGGAATCCGAAAAAGTGGATGATAGTATGTATAGAAGCTTAATTGGCAGTCTTCTATATCTAACTGCAAGCAGACCTGACATTCTATTTGTTGTTAGTTTGCTCTCTATGTTCATGCATTCACCTATAGAGACACGCTTCACAGCGGCTAAAAGATTGTTAAGGTATATTAAAGGAACCAACAAGTTTGGCATTTTTTCCCAAGATCTGCCAAAGTAACTATGAACCTGATTGGGTACTCTATAGTGATTGGGGTGGCGGAGTTGATGATTCCAGAAGCACCTCTGGATATCTTTTTTTTAGGGACAAGTTGTTTTAGTTGGACCtctaaaaaacaagaaaatgtaGGTCAATCAAAAACAGAAGCTAAGTATATAGCTGTTGCATCTACCTTGCATAAAGCTATCTGGCTAAGAAAGATGATGAAGGACTTAGGCCATGAACCAACAGAAGCTACCAAGATCATATGTGACAACATTTCAACAGTTTCAATCTCAaaaatccagtgtttcatggTCAAACTAAGCATATAAAGATCAAGTTTCATTTCATTAGAGAAGTACAACAATCTAACGAAGTGTTGctttttcattgttcatttgaGAACCAGCTAGCTGACATTTTCATAAGTCATTGCCAAAGGAAAGGTTTGAATATTGATGCAAAGAATTGGTGTTCGCCACAAAAGTGTTAAGGAGGAGTGTTAGACAGGT contains these protein-coding regions:
- the LOC114077999 gene encoding uncharacterized protein LOC114077999 codes for the protein MDNHLIQLGFVGSQREATLYVKDTAGSKIKLIQRFKHEMEKIFEMSDLGFMKYFLGLEVLQFSDEIFICHHKYISDYLKRFKMQDCKPVSTPISTGVKLGKYEESEKVDDSMYRSLIGSLLYLTASRPDILFVVSLLSMFMHSPIETRFTAAKRLLRYIKGTNKFGIFSQDLPK